One region of Oryza sativa Japonica Group chromosome 10, ASM3414082v1 genomic DNA includes:
- the LOC4348663 gene encoding BTB/POZ and MATH domain-containing protein 2, with amino-acid sequence MPASAAATTGSSDGGRPPHYSSASAIVGGTVTGHHILQIDGYSYTKEKLPSGKFIQSRSFKVGDHQWRLSYFPNVKGSDYADYISVYLCLVEGQPVKARATFSLLDRAGQPAPASASYYTRDMPMGRFAVSDIGFGYHQFIKRELLEKSGHVRDDGFAIRCDVTVVTELRTEDRTPPLVEVPPPDLRRHLGGLLESGDGADVTFHVAGEEVRAHRYILAARSPVFKAELFGQMKESSSSNTVVNVDDMEAEVFRALLVFIYTNALPETKTKANQEDELVIAQHLLVAADRYGMERLKLLCEEKLVEYIDRGSAVMLMALAEQHHCHGLKEVCFRFLESKETLSAVMATDGFLHLMQSCPSLVKELLFRVVDHSLEITHVVRL; translated from the coding sequence ATGCCGGCGTCCGCCGCAGCCACCACGGGGTCGTCagacggcggccggccgccccactattcgtcggcgtcggcgatcGTCGGCGGGACGGTGACGGGGCACCACATCCTCCAGATCGACGGCTACTCCTACACCAAGGAGAAGCTCCCCAGCGGCAAGTTCATCCAGTCCCGCTCGTTCAAGGTCGGCGATCACCAATGGCGGCTCAGCTACTTCCCCAATGTCAAGGGCTCTGACTACGCCGACTACATCTCCGTCTACTTGTGTCTCGTCGAGGGCCAGCCGGTGAAGGCGCGAGCCACGTTCAGCTTGCTCGACCGGGCGgggcagccggcgccggcgtcggcgtcgtacTACACGCGTGACATGCCAATGGGCCGCTTCGCCGTCAGCGACATCGGCTTCGGCTACCATCAATTCATCAAGAGGGAGCTCCTCGAGAAGTCCGGGCATGTCAGGGACGACGGCTTCGCGATCCGGTGCGACGTCACCGTCGTCACGGAGCTCCGCACGGAGGACCGGACGCCGCCGTTGGTCGAGGTGCCGCCGCCCGACCTGCGCCGGCACCTCGGCGGCCTCCTCGAGTCCGGGGACGGCGCCGACGTCAcgttccacgtcgccggcgaggaggtgcgCGCGCACAGGTACATTCTCGCGGCGCGGTCGCCGGTGTTCAAGGCGGAGCTCTTCGGCCAGATGaaggagagcagcagcagcaacacagTGGTGAACGTGGACGACATGGAGGCGGAGGTGTTCAGGGCCCTCCTCGTCTTCATCTACACCAACGCGCTGCCGGAGACGAAGACGAAGGCGAATCAAGAGGACGAGCTGGTGATCGCGCAGCACCTGCTCGTCGCGGCGGACAGGTACGGCATGGAGAGGCTCAAGCTGCTCTGCGAGGAGAAGCTGGTCGAGTACATCGACCGGGGCTCGGCGGTGATGCTGATGGCGTTGGCGGAGCAGCACCATTGCCATGGGCTCAAGGAGGTGTGCTTCCGGTTCCTCGAGTCGAAGGAGACGCTGAGCGCGGTGATGGCGACTGACGGCTTCCTGCATCTGATGCAGAGCTGCCCGTCTCTTGTCAAGGAGCTGCTTTTCAGGGTTGTTGACCACTCTCTGGAGATAACACATGTTGTACGCTTGTGA